The following proteins come from a genomic window of Nitrospirota bacterium:
- a CDS encoding glycosyltransferase family 2 protein: protein MPSLASFIIGFNHFILAYYTTVNLLYTVLMVIAAVVTTRHIYRIEYGGYKDIFNSSQTPPVSIIVPAHNEAQSIVENVKALLALNYPSFEVIVINDGSNDDTLEHLSRSFSLRSVNQIYRPVIKTNIIKDFYVSSIHPNLTVINKPKSGKSDSLNVGVNVARYPYFCCIDADTLIEKDAFLRLVRPIIESKEPVVACGGILRIANGCTVRNGEVTKIALPGDLLSRLQIIEYLRAFLFGRAGWSAINSLMLISGAFSLFHKRSVQQIGGFSSKTVSEDMEMVVRLHRFMRKSRKPYRVVFISDPVGWTEVPSTLKMLKKQRIRWHRGLVESLLMNISMLFNPRYGRIGLFAMPYQVLIEVFSPLIEIIGYLVVVLSFVIGIISWRFFILFLLLAIVYSIFLSAGAVLLEEITYKRYPRWGDMLRLISLSIVENLGYRQINSWWRARALLHVLVKPSRWEAVKKKGFKKEAEIVNSEMY from the coding sequence ATGCCTTCACTGGCTTCATTCATAATAGGGTTTAATCATTTTATCCTGGCATATTACACTACCGTAAACCTGTTGTATACAGTACTAATGGTAATTGCCGCTGTAGTTACTACCAGACACATTTACAGGATTGAATATGGTGGTTACAAAGACATATTCAACTCATCGCAGACCCCCCCTGTCTCGATAATTGTCCCTGCACATAATGAAGCCCAGTCAATAGTGGAGAACGTCAAGGCCTTACTTGCGCTAAACTATCCATCATTTGAGGTAATTGTCATCAATGATGGTTCAAATGACGACACACTTGAACATCTGTCAAGGAGTTTTTCTCTTCGTTCAGTTAATCAGATTTACAGACCTGTCATAAAGACTAATATCATTAAAGACTTTTATGTCAGCTCGATACACCCTAACCTGACCGTAATCAATAAACCTAAAAGTGGTAAGTCAGATTCCCTGAACGTTGGGGTTAATGTTGCCAGATATCCATACTTTTGTTGCATAGATGCTGATACCCTTATAGAAAAGGATGCCTTCCTGAGGTTGGTGAGACCTATAATCGAAAGCAAAGAGCCTGTCGTAGCCTGCGGGGGGATATTAAGGATCGCGAATGGATGCACTGTCCGGAATGGAGAGGTTACAAAGATCGCACTTCCCGGCGACCTCCTGTCGCGGCTCCAGATCATTGAGTATCTGAGGGCCTTTTTGTTTGGCAGGGCAGGGTGGAGTGCGATAAACAGCCTGATGCTTATTTCAGGGGCCTTTTCTTTGTTTCATAAAAGAAGTGTTCAGCAAATTGGCGGATTCAGCAGTAAGACGGTATCAGAGGATATGGAGATGGTGGTAAGGCTTCACCGGTTTATGAGAAAGAGCAGGAAACCATACAGAGTAGTATTCATATCTGATCCTGTAGGGTGGACGGAGGTACCATCAACACTTAAGATGTTGAAAAAGCAGAGGATCCGTTGGCATAGGGGACTTGTAGAGTCTCTGCTCATGAATATATCTATGTTATTTAATCCCAGATACGGCAGGATTGGCCTGTTTGCCATGCCATATCAGGTCTTGATTGAAGTATTTTCTCCGCTTATAGAGATTATAGGATATCTGGTAGTTGTTTTGTCTTTTGTAATAGGTATTATAAGCTGGAGATTCTTCATACTTTTTCTGTTATTAGCCATTGTGTACAGCATATTCCTGTCTGCAGGGGCGGTATTACTTGAAGAGATAACATACAAAAGATATCCCAGGTGGGGTGATATGCTTCGACTTATCTCGTTATCTATTGTAGAAAACCTTGGATACAGACAGATTAACTCATGGTGGCGCGCGAGGGCATTGTTACATGTGCTTGTAAAACCGAGCAGGTGGGAGGCTGTTAAGAAAAAGGGGTTTAAGAAAGAAGCGGAAATAGTCAACTCTGAGATGTATTAA
- a CDS encoding aldehyde dehydrogenase family protein gives MIFDLGMLINGEWKFPAKEGSSARLINVKSPYDGTIIGNIPQAGKDDVENAIAAADSAFKKTRLSPHERYEILFKTSELLKEQTEDIARTLALESGKPIRDARAEVSRAVQTFLISAEEAKRIHGEGIPVDAAKGSENRLAFTIRVPVGPICAISPFNFPLNLVAHKVAPAVAAGNTVVLKPAELTPITAINLGRIMMEAGLPPGYLNIIFGPGNPVGEWLLADPRFALYTFTGSPSVGKRLREVTGLRRSILELGSNSAVIVHKDCDIDKAVNLCVRSAFAYAGQVCISLQRILLHRDISEEFISKFIPAVEALRLGDPLNEDTDVGPMITEDSAIKAHEWINEAVSKGANLLAGGERNGNMLKPAVLKDVSREMKVVCYEVFAPIVSIQEYAEIEDAINIVNDSDFGLQAGIFTSDVNLALKAARELQVGGVMINDTSMYRVDAMPYGGVKQSGIGREGPRYAIEEMTDLKIIVFNTSQS, from the coding sequence ATGATATTTGATTTGGGAATGCTTATTAATGGTGAATGGAAATTCCCTGCTAAAGAAGGGTCCTCAGCAAGGCTTATTAATGTTAAGTCTCCTTATGATGGTACGATAATAGGAAATATCCCTCAAGCCGGCAAGGATGATGTGGAAAATGCAATAGCAGCAGCAGATTCTGCATTTAAAAAAACAAGGCTCTCACCACATGAACGATATGAGATCCTTTTTAAGACATCGGAACTGTTAAAAGAGCAGACAGAAGACATTGCCAGGACGCTTGCCCTGGAGTCTGGTAAACCTATACGAGATGCGAGGGCTGAAGTTAGCCGGGCTGTCCAGACTTTCCTCATTTCTGCAGAAGAGGCGAAACGGATACATGGTGAAGGCATTCCTGTTGACGCTGCAAAAGGCTCTGAGAACCGGCTGGCGTTTACTATCAGGGTACCGGTAGGCCCTATCTGCGCTATCTCTCCATTTAATTTTCCTCTGAACCTCGTAGCCCATAAGGTAGCACCTGCTGTCGCAGCCGGGAATACCGTTGTGCTTAAACCAGCAGAGCTTACACCCATAACTGCAATCAATCTGGGCAGGATAATGATGGAGGCAGGCCTTCCCCCCGGTTATCTTAATATCATATTTGGTCCTGGCAATCCGGTTGGTGAGTGGCTTCTCGCAGATCCCAGATTTGCCCTTTACACATTTACCGGGAGCCCTTCGGTTGGAAAACGCCTGCGTGAGGTCACGGGACTGAGACGTTCAATCCTGGAACTTGGTTCAAATTCGGCAGTTATCGTTCATAAAGACTGTGATATTGACAAGGCCGTAAATCTATGCGTACGATCAGCGTTTGCCTATGCCGGACAGGTCTGCATATCACTGCAGAGGATATTGTTGCACAGGGATATATCTGAAGAATTTATCAGCAAATTTATCCCTGCCGTTGAGGCCCTCAGGCTTGGAGATCCATTGAATGAGGATACAGACGTGGGACCTATGATAACTGAGGACTCGGCAATTAAGGCCCATGAATGGATTAATGAGGCAGTGTCCAAGGGGGCAAATCTGCTTGCAGGCGGGGAGAGGAATGGGAACATGCTGAAACCTGCCGTACTGAAAGATGTGAGCCGGGAGATGAAAGTTGTCTGCTATGAAGTTTTTGCACCTATAGTGAGCATACAGGAATATGCAGAAATAGAAGATGCCATTAATATTGTTAACGATTCTGATTTTGGACTTCAGGCCGGTATCTTCACGTCAGACGTAAACCTTGCTTTAAAAGCAGCCAGGGAACTTCAGGTCGGCGGTGTAATGATAAATGACACATCAATGTACCGTGTTGATGCGATGCCTTACGGCGGAGTAAAGCAAAGCGGAATCGGAAGGGAGGGGCCGAGGTACGCTATTGAGGAGATGACTGATTTAAAAATAATAGTATTTAATACATCTCAGAGTTGA